Within the Novosphingobium sp. SL115 genome, the region CCGACCCTGACGGTCAGCAACGAAGGCGCAGTGACGGTTTACGGGCAGATCGGTGGCGTTGTTGCCGGCACCGAAGCTGACCACGCGGTCAACCTTGGCCAGATGAACGCTGCGGATGCCGTGCTGAGCGGCCAGATCGCACAGGAAGTGCTCGACCGCACTGCTGGCGATGCGGCCACGCTGGCTTCGGCCAACAGCTTCACCACCACGAGCGTTGCGGCAGAAGCCAGCGCGCGCGTGGCTGGGGATGCAGCAACGCTCAGCTCGGCAAAGTCCTATGCCGATGCAGGCGATGCGACGACGCTGGCTTCGGCGAAGAGCTTCACTACCAGCGCAGTGGCTTCGGAAGCTGCGCTGCGCACCGCTGGCGATGCCGCGACGCTGGCTTCGGCCAAGTCGTACACCGACAACGCTGTGGGCGCTGAACGCAACGCCCGCATGGCTGCGGATAACGTGCTGCGCGACCAGATCGCCAGCTCGACCGCCACGGCGATCGCGCTGGGTGGTGCAACCATCCTGCCGGACAGCAACTTCACCCTGTCGGGCAACGTGGGCTTCTATGAGGGCGCTTCGGCCCTGGCGGTTAACGCCGCAGCCCGCGTGAGCGAATCGGCCTACATCACCGGCGCGTTCGGTGGTGGGCTGAACAAGAACGGTCAGGTCGGCGGTCGCGTCGGCGTGGTCTTCGGCTTCTGATCGAAGTTGGGAGGGGATGGAGGAGACTGCGTGTCTCCTCCTGAATCGGGGCCACTCTCCAGCGCATGGGGGGTGGCCTTCCTTCTGAAAGGCCCCCGTTTTTCACAATACATCACTGACCAATAAGACAATTTTGGAGGCTGGCATGACCATGATTCATATCGTCGAGCAGGACAGCTCGTCAGCCGATGAAATTTCCAAGAAATTCCAGCGTATTGGCATGACCGCCAAGATCTATAGCGATTCCACCGAAATCTTCCGCGAGATCCCGTCCGATGGGCCGGTATTGATCCGCCATGATTTTTCGGCCCGCAGCGTGGAGGCGATGTGCGCCGAACTTGATGCGGCGGGGATCGGGCTGGACGTGATCGCCTATGCCCACAATCCCAGTGTCGATGCCGTGGTTTCGGCCATGAAGGCAGGCGCTTCGGATTATATCAGCGCGCCGCTGACGTTGAAAAAGCTGAAGAAGGTCGCCAAACACGCCGATGCCATCGGCAATGCCAACACGCCGCGACAGGACCGCGCCAGCGCCAGAGCGCGGCTGAACCAGTTGACCGAGCGCGAACGCGACGTGGTGCGGTTGTTGACCAAGGGATATCGCAACCGTGAGATCGGCGAGGTGCTGGGCATCAGCCACCGGACAGTAGACGTACACCGCACCAATCTTATGCGCCGCCTGGGCACGACGCGGCTGGCCGAACTGGTGGAACTGCGCATCAAGGCGGGCGATATCTGAGCAGGCGGTAAACCGGCGGCGCCATTGCCGCCGGTCTTCGCAATTTCACTTTACCGGCGCGGGAGCCTTGGGCGCGTCAGGGGCAAATTCCCTGCCAAAGAAGCTGTTCGCATACCAGCGGGGGCGCTGGTCGGCGTTGGCGAGGCTTTGCACGGTGTAGTAATTCACTTTGGCGAACAGCGCGCCCGCATCCCAGTTGAAAGGCAGTTTCATGTCGTCGCTGGGCTGGTGGTAGTTGGTTTTCAGGAAATCGCGGAAGGCCTTTTCGCCGGGGCCGGCAAATCCGGTCATCATGAACACGGCGGGGACGCCCTGCTGCACGAAGCGGTAATGGTCTGACCGGGTGAACAGCCCTTCTTCGGGCATAGGATCGGGCGAGAGGGTGATGCCCGCCTTCTTTGCCGCTTCGGCCACGACCGGACCCATAGTGGAATTTTCCGCGCCGAAGGCCACGACATCGCTGAACATATAGGTCAGGATCGGCATGTCGAAGTTGACCAGCGCCACGACGTCGCCCTTAGTCACCGGATTGCGGGCGAGGTAGTCGGAGCCGATCAGGCCGCCTTCTTCGCCGGTGAGCGCGGCGAACAGGACCGAGCGGCGTGGCTTGTCCCTGGCCACGGCCTTGGCAACTTCGAGCATGGTGGCGACGCCCGATGCATTGTCCATCGCGCCGTTGTGCAGTGTGTCTTCGCCTTTGCCGTGAATACCGATGTGGTCGAGATGCGCGGTCATGCCGACATATTCGCTGGCAAGCCGGGCATCGCTGCCGGGCAGCATGGCGACGACGTTTTCGCTGATGACGTCCTTCCACGCGCTGTTCATGGCGATGGATGCCTTGGCTTTCAGATCAAAGCCCTTGGGGCGGCCGCCGGTCTTGTTGGCCTGTGCCAGCACTTTTGCCAGTGGCTTGCCCGCGGCGGCGAACAGCGGCGCGGCGACATCGGGGTTGAGCGTGACCGAGGCCTTGATGGCGGGCGCACGGCTGAAGGCCTTGCCATCGGTGCCGACCCAGCCTTTGGCCGGACCATCGGCCATGGCCACGCGCTTGTCCCACGGGCGGCGGGCGGTGTCTTCTATGGTAGGCACGGTGATGACGGCAATCGCGCCGCGCTTCATCGCCATGACGGCCTTGTCGGAATTGAGATGCGCGCCAAGTTCGCTGGGCGTGCCTTTGGGGAAGCCGGACAGGACGACGACGATCTTGCCCGTTACGTCCAGCCCCTTGTAATCGTCAAAGCCAAGGTCGGGGCGATCAAACCCGAAACCTGCGAAGACCAGCGGGGCGCTGGCGGAGACGGCCTTGTCGGTCAGGCTGGGGCGCAGCAGGACTTGCGCGGTATCGGCCAGCGCAATGCCCTTGCCGCCATAGCTGAGAGTGAGGCTGGGCGTGCCTTCAAGCCGGGCTTCGCGCACGGTCAGCTTCTGGAAGAACGAGCCGTCGGGTGCGGCAGGCTTCAGCCCCATGGCGATGAATTGCGAGGCGACATAGTTGGCGGCGATGTCATAACCGCGCGTGCCGGTGTCGCGCCCTTCGAGCAGGTCATCGGCCAGGAAGGTGACGTGGGCGCGGACGGCCTGCGGATCGAACACCAGGTCTTGGGCGAGCGCCGGGACGGCAGTGGTGGCAAGCAGGGCGGCAATCAGGAGCGACTTGACGTTCATCGTTCTCTCTATGTCGTTTGTCGAAATGGATGAAAGGGGCGGCGGGGCAATTACCCCTCCCCCTTGCATGCGCGCGAGGATGCGCACTAGAAAGTTGCAATGCAAACCATTTTGCCCCTGTTCAGGCAGGGGAGCGTCTGGAACAACGGCTTATCTGGCGGTCTTTGATGACCGTAGCCCAATTCACAGGAATTTCATGCAGCGTCATCTTTCCGCAAGCCTGCTTTGCCTCAGCCTCGCCACCACTGCCCTTACCGCCCCGGCCTTTGCGCAAGAGGCCAAGCCCGCGCCGCTCAGCGATCTGGTGGCCAAGGTGAACATTCCCTATGAAAGCTTCAAGCTGGACAACGGGCTGACCGTGCTGGTCCATACCGACCGCAAGGCCCCGGTGGTGGCGCTTTCGGTGTGGTATGGTGTGGGATCGAAGAACGAACCCAAGGGCAAGACCGGCTTTGCCCACCTGTTCGAACACCTGATGTTCAACGGCACCGAAAACGTGCCGGGCGATTTCTTCCAGCCGCTGCAACAGGTGGGTGCGACCGACCTGAACGGCACGACATGGTTTGACCGCACCAATTATTATGAAACAGTGCCCACCGGCGCGCTCGACATGACGCTGATGATGGAAAGCGACCGCATGGGCCACCTGCTGGGCGCGGTGACGCAAGAGGTGCTGGATAACCAGCGCGGCGTTGTGCAGAACGAAAAGCGGCAGGGCGACAACCAGCCATACGGGCTGGTGGAATACGAGCAGCTTGAGAACCTTTATCCTTCGGGCCACCCCTATCACCATTCGACCATCGGTTCGATGGCGGACCTGGATTCGGCCAGTCTGGATGACGTGAAGGGCTGGTTCAACGACCATTACGCCCCCAACAACGCAATCCTTGTGCTGGCAGGCGATGTGGATGTGGCGACCGCAAAGGCCAAGGTTGCCAAGTGGTTTGGCGATATCAAGTCCGGCCCGGCGGTAAAGCCGGTCAGCGCGCCGGTGCCCACCCTGCCCGCGCCGCTGGCCAAGACGATCAAG harbors:
- a CDS encoding response regulator transcription factor, encoding MTMIHIVEQDSSSADEISKKFQRIGMTAKIYSDSTEIFREIPSDGPVLIRHDFSARSVEAMCAELDAAGIGLDVIAYAHNPSVDAVVSAMKAGASDYISAPLTLKKLKKVAKHADAIGNANTPRQDRASARARLNQLTERERDVVRLLTKGYRNREIGEVLGISHRTVDVHRTNLMRRLGTTRLAELVELRIKAGDI
- a CDS encoding M28 family metallopeptidase, whose amino-acid sequence is MNVKSLLIAALLATTAVPALAQDLVFDPQAVRAHVTFLADDLLEGRDTGTRGYDIAANYVASQFIAMGLKPAAPDGSFFQKLTVREARLEGTPSLTLSYGGKGIALADTAQVLLRPSLTDKAVSASAPLVFAGFGFDRPDLGFDDYKGLDVTGKIVVVLSGFPKGTPSELGAHLNSDKAVMAMKRGAIAVITVPTIEDTARRPWDKRVAMADGPAKGWVGTDGKAFSRAPAIKASVTLNPDVAAPLFAAAGKPLAKVLAQANKTGGRPKGFDLKAKASIAMNSAWKDVISENVVAMLPGSDARLASEYVGMTAHLDHIGIHGKGEDTLHNGAMDNASGVATMLEVAKAVARDKPRRSVLFAALTGEEGGLIGSDYLARNPVTKGDVVALVNFDMPILTYMFSDVVAFGAENSTMGPVVAEAAKKAGITLSPDPMPEEGLFTRSDHYRFVQQGVPAVFMMTGFAGPGEKAFRDFLKTNYHQPSDDMKLPFNWDAGALFAKVNYYTVQSLANADQRPRWYANSFFGREFAPDAPKAPAPVK